In one window of Brassica rapa cultivar Chiifu-401-42 chromosome A07, CAAS_Brap_v3.01, whole genome shotgun sequence DNA:
- the LOC103829159 gene encoding serine/threonine-protein phosphatase 2A 65 kDa regulatory subunit A alpha isoform — MAMVDEPLYPIAVLIDELKNDDIQLRLNSIRRLSTIARALGEERTRKELIPFLSENSDDDDEVLLAMAGELGVFIPFVGGVEHAHVLLPPLESLCTVEETCVREKAVDSLCKIGSEMRESDLVDSFVPLVKRLAAGEWFAARVSACGLFHVAYQGCTDVLKTELRSIYNQLCQDDMPMVRRAAATNLGKFATTLESSYLNAEIMTMFDDLTKDEQDSVRLLAVEGCAALGKLLEPQDCVARVLPVIVNFSQDKSWRVRYMVANQLYELCEAVGPDCTKTDLVPAYVRLLQDNEAEVRIAAAGKVTKFCQLLNPELSIQHILPCVKDLSSDSSQHVRSALASVIMGMAPILGKDSTIEHLLPIFLSLLKDEFPDVRLNIISKLDQVNQVIGIDRLSQSLLPAIVELAEDRHWRVRLAIIEYVPLLASQLGIGFFDDKLGALCMQWLQDKVYSIREAGANNLKRLAEEFGSEWAMQHLVPQVLEMVNNPHYLHRMMALRAISLMAPVMGSEITCSKFLPVVVEASKDRVPNIKFNVAKLLQSLIPIVDQSVVDKTIRQCLVDLSEDPDVDVRYFANQALQSINGAAVA, encoded by the exons ATGGCCATGGTGGATGAACCTTTATATCCCATCGCTGTGCTCATTGACGAGCTTAAGAACGACGATATACAGCTTCGCTTGAACTCCATCCGTCGCCTATCTACAATCGCTCGTGCCCTTGGAGAGGAGCGCACGAGGAAAGAGTTAATCCCCTTTCTGAGTGAGAACAGTGATGATGACGACGAGGTTCTCCTTGCAATGGCTGGGGAGCTGGGTGTTTTCATTCCTTTTGTTGGAGGGGTTGAGCATGCGCATGTGCTTCTCCCTCCTCTTGAATCTCTCTGCACCGTTGAAGAGACCTGCGTGAGAGAGAAAGCTGTGGACTCGCTTTGTAAGATCGGATCTGAGATGAGGGAGAGTGATCTTGTGGACTCCTTTGTCCCTCTTGTGAAG AGACTTGCAGCTGGTGAATGGTTTGCAGCTAGAGTTTCCGCATGTGGTTTGTTTCATGTTGCGTACCAAGGCTGTACTGATGTGTTGAAGACAGAGTTGCGGTCTATTTATAACCAGTTGTGCCAAGATGATATGCCTATGGTGCGGAGAGCTGCTGCAACTAACCTGGGGAAATTTGCTACTACTTTGGAGTCCAGCTATTTGAACGCTGAGATCATGACTATGTTTGATGATCTTACTAAAGATG AACAAGATTCTGTTAGACTATTGGCTGTGGAAGGCTGTGCAGCTCTTGGAAAGTTACTGGAACCTCAGGATTGTGTTGCACGCGTTTTACCTGTTATTGTTAATTTCTCTCAG GATAAATCTTGGAGGGTGCGCTACATGGTTGCTAATCAGCTATATGAACTTTGTGAGGCAGTTGGTCCTGATTGCACCAA GACGGATTTGGTTCCGGCGTATGTGAGACTGCTACAGGACAATGAGGCTGAAGTGCGAATAGCAGCAGCAGGGAAAGTGACTAAGTTCTGCCAGCTTTTGAATCCAGAGCTTTCTATTCAACACATCCTTCCTTGCGTGAAG GATTTATCATCTGATTCTTCTCAACATGTCCGCTCTGCTCTAGCGTCAGTAATAATGGGAATGGCTCCTATCCTTGGAAAG GACTCAACCATTGAGCATCTCCTACcaatttttctctctcttttgaaAGATGAATTTCCTGATGTACGCCTCAACATCATAAGCAAGCTAGACCAAGTCAACCAG GTTATTGGGATTGATCGGCTGTCACAATCCTTGTTGCCGGCGATTGTAGAGCTTGCCGAGGATCGGCACTGGAGAGTTCGTCTTGCTATAATTGAGTACGTTCCTCTGTTGGCCAGCCAGTTAGGTATAGGGTTTTTCGATGACAAGCTCGGAGCCCTTTGCATGCAATGGTTACAAGACAAG GTCTACTCTATCCGTGAAGCTGGAGCAAACAACCTAAAGCGTCTTGCAGAGGAGTTTGGTTCTGAATGGGCAATGCAGCACCTAGTTCCCCAG GTATTGGAGATGGTCAACAATCCGCACTACCTACACAGGATGATGGCTCTACGTGCAATATCACTCATGGCTCCTGTAATGGGATCAGAAATCACATGTTCTAAGTTTCTTCCCGTCGTGGTTGAGGCATCAAAAGACAG AGTTCCAAACATCAAGTTCAATGTTGCAAAACTTCTGCAATCCCTCATCCCCATAGTCGACCAATCA GTGGTGGACAAAACAATACGTCAGTGTTTGGTGGACCTGAGCGAGGACCCTGATGTTGATGTTCGTTATTTTGCAAACCAAGCGCTTCAGTCCATTAATGGTGCCGCAGTGGCGTAA
- the LOC103829160 gene encoding protein ASPARTIC PROTEASE IN GUARD CELL 1 gives MFSHRCFVLFIFFLVSHSSVTSRILPKISVTTSTILDVSDSIRRTKGAPSFQLNQQEEQSHTPSFSSSSFSLQLHSRASVQGNEHSDYKSLTLARLDRDSARVKSLMARLDLAVNNITKADLKPVITTMYTTEQQEIEAPLISGTTQGSGEYFTRVGIGNPAREVYMVLDTGSDVNWLQCAPCADCYHQTEPIFEPSSSSSYSTLSCDTPQCKALEVSECRNATCLYEVSYGDGSYTIGDLATETLTIGSASVDNVAVGCGHSNQGLFVGAAGLLGLGGGLLALPSQLNTTSFSYCLVDRDSDSVSTVEFGSDISPDAVVAPLLRNHQLDTFYYLGLTGISVGGEMLQIPSSSFEVDESGGGGIIIDSGTAVTRLQTGIYNSLRDAFVKGTTDLEKAAGVAMFDTCYNLAAKTTIEVPTVAFHFPGGNMLALPAKNYMIPVDSVGTFCLAFAPTASSLAIIGNVQQQGTRVGFDLANSLIGFSTNKC, from the coding sequence ATGTTTTCTCACCGTTGCTTTgttctcttcatcttcttcctcgtttCACATTCTTCGGTTACTTCCAGAATCTTGCCAAAGATCTCTGTCACTACTTCAACGATTCTTGATGTCTCCGACTCCATTCGCAGAACCAAGGGTGCGCCGTCGTTTCAGCTGAACCAGCAAGAAGAACAGAGTCACACTCCATCTTTTTCGTCCTCTTCATTTAGCTTGCAGCTTCATTCACGAGCCTCCGTCCAAGGAAATGAGCACTCAGACTACAAGTCTCTCACGCTAGCTAGACTCGACCGTGACTCAGCCCGAGTCAAATCCCTCATGGCTCGTTTAGATCTAGCCGTTAACAACATAACCAAAGCGGATCTCAAGCCCGTTATTACCACAATGTACACCACGGAGCAGCAAGAGATCGAAGCTCCTTTGATCTCCGGCACGACTCAAGGAAGCGGCGAGTACTTCACACGCGTGGGTATCGGAAACCCGGCGCGTGAAGTTTACATGGTGCTCGATACCGGAAGCGACGTGAACTGGCTACAGTGCGCCCCTTGCGCCGACTGTTACCACCAGACCGAGCCCATCTTCGAGCCGTCGTCTTCCTCTTCTTACTCTACACTCTCTTGCGACACTCCTCAGTGCAAGGCCCTCGAAGTCTCCGAATGCAGGAACGCCACGTGTCTCTACGAGGTTTCTTACGGAGACGGCTCTTACACCATCGGCGATCTCGCCACCGAGACGCTCACCATCGGCTCAGCTTCCGTCGATAACGTCGCCGTCGGGTGTGGACACAGCAACCAAGGACTGTTCGTCGGCGCCGCCGGTTTGCTCGGTCTCGGCGGCGGTTTGCTGGCTCTGCCGTCGCAGCTGAACACGACGTCGTTCTCTTACTGCCTCGTCGACCGCGACTCGGACTCGGTTTCCACCGTCGAGTTCGGGTCGGATATCTCTCCCGACGCCGTCGTGGCTCCGCTGCTGCGTAACCACCAGCTCGACACGTTCTACTACCTTGGACTCACCGGGATAAGCGTCGGCGGCGAGATGCTTCAGATTCCGAGCTCTTCTTTCGAGGTGGACGAGTCGGGAGGCGGAGGGATCATTATCGACTCGGGAACCGCCGTGACTCGGCTCCAGACGGGAATCTACAACTCGCTCAGAGACGCGTTCGTGAAAGGGACGACGGACTTGGAGAAAGCCGCCGGAGTTGCGATGTTCGACACGTGTTACAATCTGGCGGCTAAAACGACGATTGAGGTCCCGACGGTGGCTTTTCATTTTCCCGGCGGGAACATGTTGGCTTTGCCGGCGAAGAATTACATGATTCCGGTTGACTCGGTGGGGACTTTCTGTCTCGCGTTTGCACCGACGGCGAGTTCGCTTGCGATAATCGGGAACGTGCAGCAGCAAGGGACACGTGTCGGTTTCGATTTGGCGAATTCTCTCATTGGATTCTCGACAAATAAATGTTAG